In a single window of the Desulfovibrio sp. ZJ209 genome:
- a CDS encoding energy transducer TonB: MQLASYILSLCLHAALILLIWFWPSSPPLRLDQRPVMISLVEGAPGGNRTPSPILGHMGEQAEGPLAPTPPAPQSEIAAPAREAARPEPVPAPPREAQPEQKRPEAVPIPRKDEPKPEPMPEPKPEPKPEPRPEPKPEPKKEEPKKPEPKKPEPKKPEPKKQEKPAPKKTDPVAAALQQARKATSRAQSGDRGNAIEQALAQAQRRAGGNRGGGGGEGDGPGGGGLGDVYMGQVMLAVRPNWGFASAGRLNLACVVRVKVDMQGKVLQAVVSQSSGNAQFDASAVNAVIRTGQAGEFPPPPSQEYTDLDLVFTFDELMGRR; this comes from the coding sequence ATGCAGCTCGCCTCCTATATCCTTTCGCTCTGCCTGCACGCGGCGCTCATCCTGCTTATCTGGTTCTGGCCGTCGTCTCCGCCGCTCAGGCTCGACCAGAGGCCGGTGATGATCAGCCTTGTGGAAGGCGCGCCCGGCGGCAACCGCACGCCCTCGCCCATCCTCGGGCACATGGGCGAACAGGCGGAGGGGCCGCTCGCGCCCACGCCGCCCGCCCCGCAGAGCGAGATCGCCGCGCCCGCGCGCGAGGCCGCCAGGCCCGAGCCCGTGCCCGCGCCGCCCAGGGAGGCCCAGCCGGAGCAGAAAAGGCCCGAGGCCGTGCCCATCCCGCGCAAGGATGAACCCAAGCCCGAGCCCATGCCGGAGCCGAAACCCGAGCCCAAGCCGGAACCCAGGCCCGAGCCTAAGCCCGAGCCGAAAAAGGAAGAGCCCAAGAAGCCCGAGCCCAAAAAGCCGGAACCCAAGAAGCCGGAACCCAAGAAGCAGGAAAAGCCCGCGCCGAAAAAGACCGACCCCGTGGCCGCGGCGCTCCAGCAGGCGCGCAAGGCCACGTCCCGCGCCCAGTCGGGCGACCGCGGCAACGCCATCGAGCAGGCGCTGGCTCAGGCGCAGCGCCGCGCGGGCGGCAACCGCGGCGGCGGCGGGGGCGAGGGCGACGGCCCCGGGGGCGGGGGCCTCGGCGATGTCTACATGGGGCAGGTGATGCTGGCCGTGCGGCCCAACTGGGGCTTCGCCTCGGCCGGGCGGCTCAACCTCGCCTGCGTGGTCAGGGTCAAGGTGGACATGCAGGGCAAGGTGCTCCAGGCCGTGGTGAGCCAGAGCTCGGGCAACGCGCAATTTGACGCCTCGGCGGTCAACGCCGTCATCCGCACCGGGCAGGCCGGGGAATTTCCGCCGCCGCCCTCGCAGGAATATACGGATCTTGACCTCGTCTTCACCTTCGACGAGCTCATGGGGCGCCGCTGA
- a CDS encoding TonB family protein has product MPQNIRPMRPSRERPGLRPLLMARSLMAAVCLMAAILAGATGAQAASALAVSQNDGYSGHVMDKVLAVWAPPATTEDRQLRLCVSLDGEGRVTECKAVRPSGLPALDASGCAAVREAAPFGTPPYGMPLDVYFSFWTGRPKGKSAETAAQVAPAPAQAPAQAAPPADSHAQAAALAAATATGGATATAAATKPSSSSSGAKAQDKYDSRFQKYISTVVWKLRNSMYIPAQTRPGTYHATARVRLNSAGKILDESILKGSGDALLDKYVLQGIRRAGSVAPPPAGLGDTLDLTFTLTRQ; this is encoded by the coding sequence ATGCCCCAGAATATTCGACCCATGCGCCCCTCGCGGGAGCGCCCCGGGCTGCGTCCGCTGCTCATGGCGCGCTCTCTCATGGCGGCGGTCTGCCTCATGGCTGCGATCCTGGCCGGCGCCACGGGCGCGCAGGCCGCCAGCGCGCTGGCCGTAAGCCAGAACGACGGCTATTCCGGCCACGTGATGGACAAGGTGCTCGCCGTGTGGGCGCCGCCCGCCACCACCGAGGACAGGCAGCTCCGGCTCTGCGTCTCGCTTGACGGCGAAGGCCGCGTCACGGAATGCAAGGCCGTGCGGCCCTCGGGCCTCCCCGCGCTGGACGCCTCGGGCTGCGCCGCCGTGCGCGAGGCCGCGCCCTTCGGCACGCCGCCCTACGGGATGCCGCTGGATGTCTATTTCTCCTTCTGGACCGGGCGCCCCAAGGGCAAGAGCGCGGAGACGGCCGCGCAAGTGGCTCCCGCGCCCGCACAAGCCCCGGCACAGGCTGCGCCCCCGGCGGACAGCCACGCCCAGGCCGCCGCGCTGGCCGCCGCCACGGCCACGGGCGGGGCGACCGCGACGGCTGCCGCCACCAAGCCCTCGTCCTCATCCTCCGGTGCCAAGGCGCAGGACAAGTATGACAGCCGCTTCCAGAAATATATCAGCACCGTTGTCTGGAAGCTGCGCAATTCCATGTATATCCCGGCGCAGACCAGGCCCGGCACCTATCATGCGACGGCGCGGGTGCGCCTCAACTCCGCGGGCAAGATCCTTGACGAGAGCATCCTCAAGGGCAGCGGCGACGCGCTTCTTGACAAGTACGTGCTCCAGGGCATACGCCGGGCGGGCTCCGTGGCGCCGCCGCCCGCCGGCCTCGGCGACACGCTGGACCTCACCTTTACCCTTACCCGGCAGTGA
- a CDS encoding PD40 domain-containing protein: MKKLSLLLAVTALAALAMLGMRAGEAKAAMRVDIMNPGQNIVNMALAAPLTGPDRQATGMGAQLQKLVDQNLSFLPFARLTDPKAVLGGIVLQGWEPPALDFKRFQLAGSDIVITTYWPDGDSGTKPVQIRAFETNTGGRLFGKEYTKVNSKDLPEVADRFCADLLEALTGNGDFFRSTLAFVKKTGKMSANVWIVKPWGRDLRQVTNMPGEALSPAWSPDGRFVVFSHIDPKSHALGVWDRSTGKVQRIRFPGNVVIGPSFMPDNKVAVALSRGKYPVIYLLNHVFQKERILEEHNSINVSPTFDKTGSRMAFTSSRLGGPQIFLKDLASGSVTRVSKNGTYNTEANLAPDGTLVVYSRMTEYGQRIFVQDLVTGEERQITFGPGSDEQPSFCADSYFIAFSSTRGGGHHIYLTTRHGGDAKQVPTGDGQAFFPRWGMPVQQK, encoded by the coding sequence ATGAAAAAACTTTCCCTTCTCCTCGCCGTGACCGCCCTTGCGGCGCTCGCCATGCTGGGGATGCGCGCGGGCGAGGCCAAGGCCGCCATGCGCGTGGACATCATGAATCCGGGCCAGAACATCGTCAACATGGCCCTGGCCGCGCCGCTCACAGGGCCGGACAGGCAGGCCACGGGCATGGGCGCGCAGCTCCAGAAACTGGTGGACCAGAACCTGAGCTTTTTGCCCTTCGCGCGCCTCACCGACCCCAAGGCCGTGCTCGGCGGCATCGTGCTCCAGGGCTGGGAGCCGCCGGCGCTGGATTTCAAGCGCTTCCAGCTCGCAGGCTCGGATATCGTCATCACCACCTACTGGCCGGACGGCGACAGCGGCACGAAACCCGTGCAGATCCGCGCCTTTGAGACCAATACCGGCGGCCGCCTCTTCGGCAAGGAATACACCAAGGTCAACAGCAAGGACCTCCCCGAGGTGGCCGACCGCTTCTGCGCCGACCTGCTCGAAGCCCTCACCGGCAACGGCGACTTTTTCCGCTCCACCCTCGCCTTTGTGAAAAAGACCGGCAAGATGAGCGCCAATGTGTGGATCGTCAAGCCCTGGGGCCGCGATCTGAGGCAGGTCACCAACATGCCCGGCGAGGCGCTGTCGCCCGCCTGGTCGCCGGACGGCCGCTTCGTGGTGTTCAGCCACATCGACCCCAAGTCGCACGCGCTCGGCGTGTGGGACCGCTCCACCGGCAAGGTGCAGCGCATCCGCTTCCCGGGGAACGTGGTCATCGGCCCCTCCTTCATGCCGGACAACAAGGTGGCCGTGGCGCTCTCGCGCGGGAAGTACCCGGTTATCTATCTCCTCAACCATGTGTTCCAGAAGGAGCGCATCCTCGAGGAGCACAATTCCATCAATGTCTCGCCCACCTTTGACAAGACGGGCAGCCGCATGGCCTTCACCTCGTCGCGCCTGGGCGGCCCGCAGATCTTCCTCAAGGACCTCGCGAGCGGCAGCGTCACCCGCGTGAGCAAGAACGGCACCTACAACACCGAGGCCAACCTCGCGCCCGACGGCACCCTCGTGGTCTACAGCCGCATGACCGAATACGGCCAGCGCATCTTCGTGCAGGACCTCGTCACCGGCGAGGAGCGCCAGATCACCTTCGGCCCGGGCAGCGACGAGCAGCCCTCCTTCTGCGCGGACAGCTACTTCATCGCCTTCAGCTCCACGCGCGGCGGCGGGCACCATATCTACCTCACCACCCGCCACGGCGGCGACGCCAAGCAGGTGCCCACTGGCGACGGGCAGGCGTTCTTCCCGCGCTGGGGCATGCCGGTGCAGCAGAAATAA
- the pal gene encoding peptidoglycan-associated lipoprotein Pal, with protein MKRYALILTLVMALAAGFGCAKKTTTEPGYDDGMSPEMRAAIQQISDSRVYFAFNKYNIENQYDAVLKKEAEILKQFPAIRVRIEGNCDDRGTQEYNLALGERRARAAYEYLVQNGVNPSQLEMISYGKENPAVLGTGEAVWAKNRRDDFRVIAH; from the coding sequence ATGAAACGCTACGCTCTTATTCTGACCCTGGTCATGGCCCTGGCCGCCGGCTTCGGCTGCGCGAAGAAGACCACCACCGAGCCCGGCTACGATGACGGCATGAGCCCCGAAATGCGCGCCGCCATCCAGCAGATCTCCGACTCGCGCGTGTACTTCGCCTTCAACAAGTACAACATCGAAAACCAGTACGACGCGGTCCTGAAGAAGGAAGCCGAGATCCTCAAGCAGTTCCCGGCCATCCGCGTGCGCATCGAAGGCAACTGCGACGACCGCGGCACCCAGGAATACAACCTCGCCCTCGGCGAGCGCCGCGCCCGCGCCGCGTATGAATATCTCGTGCAGAACGGCGTGAACCCGAGCCAGCTCGAGATGATCAGCTACGGCAAGGAAAACCCGGCCGTGCTCGGCACCGGCGAGGCCGTGTGGGCCAAGAACCGCCGCGACGACTTCCGCGTCATCGCCCACTAG
- a CDS encoding D-2-hydroxyacid dehydrogenase yields MKIVVLDGAVLNPGDVDWGPISELGELTIHPETGPAELAERVHGADILLTNKTELRREHMAHFQAARLVSLLATGYNNVDLDAFAEKGVPVCNVTAYGVADVAQHAMSLLLELCHHTQEHTESVRDGEWERARRWCYWQRTPICLTGLTIGIVGFGDIGREMARLAHAFGMRVLAHQRTPRDAPPWEDFAFVPLPQLLAESDVVSLHCPLTPETDRLINAERLALMQPGAILLNTARGALVDEEAAAAALKSGRLSGMGTDVLSEEPPRPGNPLLRAPNVLITPHMAWATVRARQNIIDLTAQNIRRWLAGDPVNVVNGITEASCPLF; encoded by the coding sequence ATGAAGATCGTTGTGCTCGACGGTGCCGTCCTCAACCCGGGAGATGTGGACTGGGGCCCCATCTCAGAGCTCGGGGAGCTCACCATCCACCCCGAGACCGGGCCGGCCGAGCTCGCCGAGCGGGTGCACGGCGCCGACATCCTCCTCACCAACAAGACCGAGCTCAGGCGCGAGCACATGGCCCACTTCCAGGCCGCGCGCCTCGTGAGCCTCTTGGCCACCGGCTACAACAATGTGGACCTCGACGCCTTCGCCGAAAAGGGGGTGCCGGTCTGCAACGTGACGGCCTACGGCGTGGCCGATGTGGCGCAGCACGCCATGTCGCTTTTGCTCGAGCTTTGCCACCATACACAGGAGCACACCGAGAGCGTGCGCGACGGCGAGTGGGAGCGCGCCCGGCGCTGGTGCTACTGGCAGCGCACGCCCATCTGCCTCACCGGGCTCACCATCGGCATCGTGGGCTTCGGTGACATCGGCCGCGAGATGGCGCGCCTCGCCCACGCCTTCGGCATGCGCGTGCTCGCGCACCAGCGCACCCCGCGCGACGCGCCCCCCTGGGAGGACTTCGCCTTCGTGCCGCTCCCGCAGCTTTTGGCCGAGTCCGACGTGGTGTCGCTGCACTGCCCGCTCACCCCGGAGACGGACAGGCTCATCAATGCCGAGCGCTTGGCGCTCATGCAGCCGGGCGCCATCCTCCTCAATACGGCCCGGGGCGCGCTCGTGGACGAGGAGGCGGCGGCCGCTGCGCTCAAGAGCGGGCGCCTGAGCGGCATGGGCACGGACGTGCTCTCGGAGGAGCCGCCCCGGCCCGGCAATCCGCTCCTCAGGGCGCCCAATGTGCTCATCACGCCGCACATGGCCTGGGCCACGGTGCGCGCGCGCCAGAACATCATCGACCTCACGGCGCAGAATATCCGCCGCTGGCTGGCCGGCGACCCCGTCAACGTGGTCAACGGCATCACCGAGGCGAGCTGCCCGCTCTTCTGA
- a CDS encoding response regulator — protein sequence MNEDAEKSGLTRRIQMRRADRSLAGARVDGERQRKGYAEAVIAHLREGGRIICVSDDKAFVDLLRGLIRDELKMPASCLMTTTAADMLARLARQAAEASVKPLFLVERELKGRDLTFAVRLIKNGFPELKVLLLAAGSDRQRIALLQESGMDGCILKPVDAPVLLERVALTVRPQGQVERSLDWARSLLGQGEYLRALQVCGQALEQKSNAPAVLLLMGDIFKAMEEFDKAADAYAKAAGASSMFLDPLRRLAALHAEKGDAARELECLEKLDNLSPLDVERKLRMGELSLRLNRTDKARTLLGDAVRLSARQAKEGSAGVATRVAELYAESDPETAAGYLRRALDSRKEFWGRDDIAAFNRLGLLLRRAGRWRDATEEYQKALGIAPNDAGLHYNLGMAWLEGKDTEAARAAALKALALDPELPRSSARVAMNLATVFLATDDRMHALPLLRTALELEPGNAEARELLARGESGAR from the coding sequence ATGAACGAGGACGCGGAAAAGAGCGGGCTCACCCGGCGCATCCAGATGCGGCGCGCCGACAGGTCCCTCGCCGGTGCGAGGGTGGACGGCGAGCGCCAGCGCAAGGGCTATGCGGAGGCGGTCATCGCCCATCTGCGCGAGGGCGGCCGCATCATTTGCGTTTCTGACGACAAGGCCTTCGTCGACCTCTTGCGCGGCCTTATCCGCGACGAGCTCAAGATGCCCGCCTCCTGCCTCATGACCACGACGGCGGCCGACATGCTCGCGCGCCTCGCCCGGCAGGCGGCCGAGGCCAGCGTGAAGCCCCTTTTTCTGGTGGAGCGCGAACTCAAGGGCCGCGACCTCACCTTCGCCGTGCGCCTCATCAAAAACGGCTTTCCCGAGCTCAAGGTGCTCCTGCTCGCGGCCGGAAGCGACCGCCAGCGCATCGCGCTTTTGCAGGAGAGCGGCATGGACGGCTGCATCCTGAAACCCGTGGACGCGCCGGTCCTGCTCGAGCGCGTGGCGCTCACCGTGCGCCCGCAGGGGCAGGTGGAGCGTTCGCTCGACTGGGCGCGCTCCCTGCTCGGCCAGGGCGAGTACCTGCGCGCCCTCCAGGTCTGCGGGCAGGCGCTGGAGCAGAAGAGCAACGCGCCCGCCGTGCTCCTGCTCATGGGCGATATTTTCAAGGCCATGGAGGAGTTTGACAAGGCGGCCGATGCCTATGCCAAGGCCGCCGGCGCCTCGTCCATGTTCCTTGACCCCTTGCGCCGCCTCGCGGCCCTGCATGCGGAAAAAGGGGATGCCGCGCGCGAGCTGGAGTGCCTCGAAAAGCTGGACAATCTCTCGCCGCTGGACGTGGAGCGCAAATTGCGCATGGGCGAGCTCAGCCTCCGGCTCAACAGGACGGACAAGGCGCGCACGCTTTTGGGCGACGCGGTGCGCCTCTCGGCCAGGCAGGCGAAGGAGGGGTCGGCGGGCGTGGCCACGCGGGTGGCCGAGCTCTACGCCGAGTCCGACCCGGAGACGGCGGCGGGCTACTTGCGCCGCGCGCTGGACAGCCGCAAGGAATTCTGGGGCCGGGACGACATCGCGGCCTTCAACCGCCTGGGCCTTTTGCTGCGTCGCGCGGGCCGCTGGCGCGACGCGACCGAGGAATACCAGAAGGCGCTCGGCATCGCGCCCAATGACGCTGGCCTGCACTACAATCTCGGCATGGCGTGGCTGGAGGGCAAGGATACCGAGGCGGCGCGCGCGGCCGCTCTCAAGGCGCTGGCCCTCGACCCGGAGCTCCCGCGCAGCTCGGCGCGCGTGGCCATGAATCTCGCCACGGTCTTCCTGGCGACCGATGACCGCATGCACGCCCTGCCGCTTTTGCGCACCGCCCTTGAGCTGGAGCCGGGCAACGCCGAGGCGCGGGAACTTTTGGCGCGCGGGGAAAGCGGCGCCCGCTGA
- the gltX gene encoding glutamate--tRNA ligase, giving the protein MADVVTRFAPSPTGHLHIGGARTAIFSWLLARHFGGRFHLRIEDTDLLRSKKEYTQSILASMRWLGLDWDDDLTYQTERTDLYNSYVDKLLESGHAYWCSCTPEEVEAMRERAREKGLKPRYDGHCRELGLGPGEGRCVRLKAPHTGKIVFDDMVKGRIAVDASELDDMVLRRADGMPTYNMAVVVDDHEMGVTHVIRGDDHVSNTPRQILIYEALGLAVPRFGHVPMILGPDRQKLSKRHGARAVVEYQQDGLLPQALVSYLARLGWSHGDQELFSMEELIRFFDGKNLNPAAAAFDPAKLEWCNARFMRDLPLNQLVELVEPFAKAAGLWERLGNDPYGRLEPLCVMFRERASNLAALAESFRPLLVGASELVYNIKDANKHFTEQGKAHLAALAAIFSKVEPFDAGAIEAALNAYVADNGLKFKEVAPPLRTALMGFMGGSHLNEIMAFLGKPETLARLARAEDYTPPAAEQDA; this is encoded by the coding sequence ATGGCAGACGTTGTGACCCGTTTCGCGCCCAGCCCCACCGGGCACCTGCACATCGGCGGCGCGCGCACCGCCATTTTTTCCTGGCTGCTCGCCCGGCACTTCGGCGGCCGTTTCCACCTGCGCATCGAGGACACGGACCTTTTGCGCTCCAAGAAGGAGTATACGCAATCCATCCTCGCCTCCATGCGCTGGCTCGGCCTCGACTGGGACGACGACCTCACCTACCAGACCGAGCGCACCGACCTTTACAACAGCTATGTGGACAAGCTGCTCGAGAGCGGCCACGCCTACTGGTGTTCCTGCACGCCGGAAGAAGTGGAGGCCATGCGCGAGCGCGCGCGGGAGAAGGGCCTGAAACCCCGCTATGACGGCCATTGCCGCGAGCTCGGCCTCGGGCCCGGCGAGGGGCGTTGCGTGCGCCTCAAGGCGCCGCACACGGGCAAGATCGTCTTTGACGACATGGTGAAGGGCCGCATCGCCGTGGACGCCTCGGAACTGGACGACATGGTGCTGCGCCGCGCCGACGGCATGCCCACCTACAACATGGCCGTGGTGGTGGACGACCACGAAATGGGCGTCACCCACGTCATCCGCGGCGACGACCACGTTTCCAACACGCCGCGCCAGATCCTCATTTACGAGGCGCTGGGGCTCGCCGTGCCGCGCTTCGGGCATGTGCCCATGATCCTCGGGCCGGACCGGCAGAAGCTCTCCAAGCGGCACGGCGCGCGGGCCGTGGTGGAATACCAGCAGGACGGCCTTTTGCCGCAGGCCTTGGTGAGCTATCTCGCGCGCCTCGGCTGGTCGCACGGCGACCAGGAGCTCTTCAGCATGGAAGAGCTCATCCGCTTCTTTGACGGCAAGAACCTCAACCCCGCCGCCGCGGCCTTTGACCCGGCCAAGCTGGAATGGTGCAACGCGCGCTTCATGCGCGACCTGCCCCTGAACCAGCTCGTGGAACTGGTGGAGCCCTTCGCCAAGGCCGCGGGCCTGTGGGAACGCCTGGGGAATGATCCTTACGGCCGGCTGGAACCCTTGTGCGTCATGTTCCGCGAGCGGGCGAGCAACCTGGCGGCGCTGGCCGAAAGTTTCCGGCCGCTGCTCGTGGGCGCTTCGGAGCTGGTCTACAACATCAAGGACGCCAACAAGCACTTCACCGAGCAGGGCAAGGCCCATCTCGCGGCGCTGGCTGCCATCTTCAGCAAGGTGGAGCCTTTTGACGCCGGCGCCATCGAGGCCGCGCTCAACGCCTATGTGGCGGACAATGGCCTGAAGTTCAAGGAGGTGGCCCCGCCCCTGCGCACGGCGCTCATGGGCTTCATGGGCGGCTCGCACCTCAACGAGATCATGGCCTTTCTCGGCAAGCCGGAGACGCTGGCGCGCCTCGCCCGCGCTGAGGACTACACGCCGCCGGCCGCGGAGCAGGATGCCTGA
- a CDS encoding putative metalloprotease CJM1_0395 family protein, whose protein sequence is MLDALHSITARPVGPVTAGAPTGSRSGGFAAFPGLGEYGRAAQGDADAAGARNTQAQQPDKAGGRAGQQAGADAAGAFGENGDSLRLSPEAQAQLRELKQRDAEVRAHEKAHMAAGGQYVAGGPSYEYQRGPDGRQYAIGGHVSIDASSIPDDPEASAAKARQVRRAALAPGEPSAQDRAVAAKAATQEARAAREKRDENDQTAVGVENAQNAEGAQGASPAENLSRREPADGIEGAAAPESAAGRENSPGRGGIAHALMRAAETYAAMAQRGVMPTALAPGGTGISLQI, encoded by the coding sequence ATGCTCGACGCCCTCCACAGCATCACCGCCCGCCCCGTGGGGCCTGTTACGGCCGGCGCCCCCACCGGGAGCCGTTCCGGCGGCTTTGCGGCCTTTCCGGGCTTGGGGGAGTACGGGCGCGCCGCGCAGGGCGACGCGGATGCGGCCGGCGCCCGGAACACGCAGGCGCAGCAGCCGGATAAGGCTGGGGGCAGAGCGGGCCAGCAGGCCGGCGCGGACGCCGCCGGCGCCTTCGGGGAAAACGGCGATTCGCTGCGCTTGAGCCCCGAGGCCCAGGCCCAGCTGCGCGAGCTCAAGCAGCGCGACGCCGAGGTGCGCGCCCACGAAAAGGCGCACATGGCGGCCGGCGGCCAGTATGTGGCGGGCGGCCCCAGCTACGAATACCAGCGCGGGCCCGACGGCCGGCAATACGCCATCGGCGGGCATGTTTCCATCGACGCCTCCTCCATCCCCGACGATCCCGAAGCGAGCGCGGCCAAGGCCCGGCAGGTGCGCCGCGCGGCGCTGGCCCCCGGCGAGCCCTCGGCGCAGGACAGGGCCGTTGCCGCCAAGGCCGCAACCCAGGAGGCGCGCGCGGCCCGCGAGAAGCGGGACGAGAACGACCAGACCGCCGTCGGCGTGGAGAACGCCCAAAACGCGGAGGGCGCGCAGGGCGCCTCCCCCGCTGAAAATCTTTCGCGCCGTGAGCCGGCCGACGGCATCGAAGGCGCCGCCGCCCCCGAAAGCGCCGCCGGCCGCGAAAATTCCCCAGGGCGCGGCGGCATCGCCCACGCGCTCATGCGCGCCGCCGAGACCTATGCCGCCATGGCGCAGCGCGGCGTCATGCCCACGGCGCTGGCCCCGGGCGGCACGGGCATTTCCCTGCAAATCTGA